Proteins encoded by one window of Enterobacter pseudoroggenkampii:
- a CDS encoding YcbK family protein, with translation MDKFDANRRKLLALGGVALGAAAILPTPAFATLSTPRPRVLTLNNLHTGESLKAEFFDGRGYIQDELARLNHFFRDFRANKIKAIDPGLFDQIFRLQGLLGTSKPVQLISGYRSIDTNNELRAHSRGVAKKSYHTKGQAMDFHIEGVSLANIRKAALSMRAGGVGYYPSSNFVHIDTGPVRHW, from the coding sequence ATGGACAAATTTGACGCTAATCGCCGCAAACTGCTGGCGTTAGGTGGCGTTGCGCTCGGCGCAGCGGCCATCCTGCCGACGCCAGCATTTGCCACCCTCTCGACACCTCGTCCGCGAGTTTTAACGCTCAACAATCTTCATACCGGTGAGTCGCTAAAAGCGGAGTTTTTCGATGGCAGAGGCTATATTCAGGATGAATTAGCAAGACTTAACCATTTTTTCCGTGATTTCCGCGCGAATAAAATAAAAGCCATCGATCCAGGACTGTTTGATCAGATTTTCCGCCTTCAGGGCCTGCTGGGCACCAGCAAGCCGGTGCAGCTCATTTCTGGCTATCGCTCGATTGATACCAACAATGAACTGCGCGCCCACAGTCGCGGGGTAGCGAAAAAAAGCTATCACACGAAGGGACAGGCAATGGATTTCCATATTGAAGGCGTTTCGTTAGCCAATATTCGCAAAGCTGCGTTATCTATGCGTGCAGGTGGTGTAGGATATTACCCCAGCAGCAACTTTGTACATATTGATACCGGTCCGGTTCGGCACTGGTAA
- a CDS encoding MBL fold metallo-hydrolase → MNYRIIPVTAFSQNCSLIWCEQTKLAALVDPGGDAEKIKQEVAASGVTLMQILLTHGHLDHVGAAAELAEHYGVPVIGPEKEDEFWLQGLPAQSRMFGLDECQPLTPDRWLNEGERVNVGNVTLQVLHCPGHTPGHIVYFDDQSRLLISGDVIFKGGVGRSDFPRGDHGQLIQSIKQKLLPLGDDVTFIPGHGPMSTLGYERLHNPFLQDEMPVW, encoded by the coding sequence ATGAACTATCGTATTATTCCGGTTACCGCGTTCTCCCAGAATTGTTCATTGATCTGGTGCGAACAGACTAAACTGGCCGCGCTTGTCGATCCCGGCGGTGACGCTGAGAAAATCAAGCAGGAAGTCGCAGCAAGCGGCGTCACGCTGATGCAGATTTTGCTCACTCATGGTCATCTTGACCATGTAGGCGCTGCCGCTGAACTGGCTGAACACTACGGTGTGCCGGTGATCGGCCCGGAAAAAGAAGATGAGTTCTGGCTGCAGGGGTTACCCGCCCAAAGCCGCATGTTTGGCCTTGATGAGTGTCAGCCCCTGACGCCCGATCGCTGGCTGAACGAGGGAGAGCGCGTTAACGTAGGGAATGTGACTTTACAGGTGTTGCATTGTCCTGGGCATACGCCAGGCCATATCGTCTACTTTGATGACCAGTCTCGTCTGCTGATTTCCGGCGATGTGATCTTCAAAGGTGGCGTAGGACGCAGCGATTTTCCGCGCGGCGACCACGGGCAGCTGATTCAGTCGATTAAACAAAAGTTATTGCCGCTGGGTGATGACGTTACGTTTATCCCTGGGCACGGTCCGATGTCGACGCTGGGCTATGAACGGCTCCATAACCCGTTCCTTCAGGATGAAATGCCTGTCTGGTAA
- the aspC gene encoding aspartate transaminase, with the protein MFENITAAPADPILGLADLFRADDRPGKINLGIGVYKDETGKTPVLTSVKKAEQYLLENETTKNYLGIDGIPEFGRCTQELLFGKGSAIVSDKRARTAQTPGGTGALRVAADFLAKNTSVKRVWVSNPSWPNHKSVFNSAGLEVREYAYYDAANHSLDFDGLLASLSEAQAGDVVLFHGCCHNPTGIDPTLEQWQHLAKLSVENGWLPLFDFAYQGFARGLEEDAEGLRAFAAVHQELIVASSYSKNFGLYNERVGACTLVAANEETVDRAFSQMKSVIRANYSNPPAHGASVVATILSNDALRAIWEQELNDMRQRIQRMRLLFVNTLAEKGADRDFSFIIKQNGMFSFSGLTKEQVLRLREEFGVYAVASGRVNVAGMTPDNMAPLCEAIVAVL; encoded by the coding sequence ATGTTTGAGAACATTACCGCCGCTCCTGCCGACCCGATTCTGGGCCTGGCCGATCTGTTTCGTGCCGACGACCGCCCTGGCAAAATCAACCTGGGTATTGGTGTATATAAAGATGAAACCGGCAAAACTCCGGTACTGACCAGCGTCAAGAAAGCTGAGCAGTATCTGCTGGAAAACGAAACCACCAAAAACTACCTCGGTATTGATGGTATCCCTGAATTTGGTCGCTGCACCCAGGAGCTGCTGTTCGGTAAAGGCAGTGCAATTGTGAGTGACAAACGTGCCCGCACAGCACAGACCCCAGGCGGTACCGGTGCGCTGCGAGTGGCGGCGGATTTCCTGGCGAAAAACACCTCTGTTAAGCGTGTCTGGGTGAGCAACCCAAGCTGGCCGAACCACAAGAGCGTGTTTAACTCTGCGGGTCTGGAAGTGCGTGAATACGCCTACTACGACGCGGCAAACCACTCTCTCGACTTTGACGGCCTGCTGGCGAGCCTGAGCGAAGCACAGGCGGGTGACGTGGTGCTGTTCCACGGCTGCTGCCATAACCCAACCGGTATCGATCCGACGCTTGAGCAGTGGCAACACCTGGCGAAGCTGTCCGTAGAAAACGGCTGGCTGCCGCTGTTTGACTTTGCCTACCAGGGCTTCGCCCGTGGTCTGGAAGAAGATGCCGAAGGCCTGCGCGCGTTCGCAGCCGTGCATCAGGAGCTGATTGTCGCTAGCTCCTATTCCAAGAACTTCGGTCTGTACAATGAGCGTGTGGGTGCCTGTACGCTGGTTGCTGCTAACGAAGAGACCGTCGATCGTGCGTTCAGCCAGATGAAATCGGTTATCCGCGCTAACTACTCTAACCCACCGGCACACGGTGCGTCTGTTGTTGCCACTATCCTGAGCAACGATGCGCTGCGCGCTATCTGGGAACAAGAGCTGAACGATATGCGCCAGCGTATTCAGCGCATGCGCCTGCTGTTTGTGAACACCCTGGCTGAGAAAGGCGCAGACCGCGACTTCAGCTTTATCATCAAACAGAACGGCATGTTCTCGTTCAGCGGCCTGACCAAAGAGCAGGTTCTGCGTCTGCGTGAAGAGTTTGGCGTGTACGCCGTGGCCTCTGGCCGCGTGAACGTTGCAGGCATGACGCCTGACAACATGGCGCCACTGTGCGAAGCGATTGTCGCCGTACTGTAA
- a CDS encoding porin, with product MMKRNILAVVIPALLVAGAANAAEIYNKNANKLDFYGKAVGEHQWTTNGASNNNDTTYARIGFKGETQVNDQLVGYGQWEYNMDASSQEGAQGTKTRLAFAGLKAGEYGSFDYGRNYGVFYDALASTDMLVIWGGDSLAATDNFMTSRSTGLATYRNSNFFGLVDGLALGLQYQGKNENGHTTSRQNGDGGSYSLGYDFADGFNVTAAYTNSDRSTKQTADGKGERAEGWATSLKYDANSVYASVMYGESRNMTRENDDEFANKTQNFEAVVQYQFDFGLRPSIGYVQSKGKDLTGRTANGATFAGGDADLVKYIEVGTWYYFNKNMNVYAAYKFNLLDENDYTRATALSTDDQAGVGIVYQF from the coding sequence ATGATGAAGCGCAATATTCTGGCAGTGGTTATCCCTGCTCTGCTGGTAGCTGGTGCAGCTAACGCTGCAGAAATCTATAACAAAAACGCTAACAAGCTGGACTTCTACGGTAAAGCTGTAGGTGAGCATCAATGGACTACTAACGGTGCATCTAATAACAACGATACCACCTATGCCCGTATCGGTTTCAAAGGTGAAACCCAGGTTAACGACCAACTGGTAGGTTACGGCCAGTGGGAATACAACATGGACGCTTCCTCTCAGGAAGGTGCTCAGGGTACCAAAACCCGTCTGGCTTTCGCGGGTCTGAAAGCGGGTGAATACGGTTCATTTGATTACGGCCGTAACTACGGTGTGTTCTATGATGCGCTGGCTTCAACCGATATGCTGGTTATCTGGGGTGGCGACTCTCTGGCCGCAACTGATAACTTCATGACCTCACGTAGCACCGGTTTAGCTACCTACCGTAACTCTAACTTCTTCGGTCTGGTTGATGGTCTGGCACTGGGCCTGCAGTACCAGGGTAAAAATGAAAACGGCCACACCACTTCTCGCCAGAACGGCGATGGCGGCAGCTACTCTCTGGGTTATGACTTCGCAGACGGCTTCAACGTAACCGCGGCATACACCAACTCTGACCGTTCCACTAAGCAGACTGCCGATGGTAAAGGTGAACGTGCTGAAGGTTGGGCAACGTCACTGAAATATGATGCGAACAGCGTATACGCATCTGTTATGTACGGTGAATCCCGTAACATGACTCGTGAAAACGATGACGAATTCGCGAACAAAACGCAGAACTTCGAAGCTGTGGTTCAATACCAGTTCGACTTTGGTCTGCGTCCATCCATTGGCTATGTGCAGTCTAAGGGTAAAGACCTGACAGGCCGTACTGCTAACGGTGCTACTTTCGCAGGTGGCGATGCTGATCTGGTTAAATACATCGAAGTGGGTACCTGGTACTACTTCAACAAGAACATGAACGTTTATGCTGCGTACAAGTTCAACTTGCTGGATGAGAATGATTACACCCGTGCAACAGCTCTGTCTACCGACGACCAGGCTGGTGTTGGTATCGTTTACCAGTTCTAA
- the asnS gene encoding asparagine--tRNA ligase, whose amino-acid sequence MSVVPVADVLQGRVAVDQQVTVRGWVRTRRDSKAGISFLAVYDGSCFDPVQAVINNSLPNYNDDVLRLTTGCSVIVTGVVVASPGQGQSFEIQASAIEVTGWVEDPDTYPMAAKRHSIEYLREVAHLRPRTNLIGAVARVRHTLAQALHRFFDEQGYFWVSTPLITASDTEGAGEMFRVSTLDMENLPRTPEGKVDYDKDFFGKEAFLTVSGQLNGETYACALSKIYTFGPTFRAENSNTSRHLAEFWMLEPEVAFADLDDVAGLAEAMLKYVFKAVLEERPDDMKFFAERVDSDAVARLERFVSADFAQVDYTDAVAILEKCGETFENPVYWGVDLASEHERYLAEKHFKAPVVVKNYPKDIKAFYMRLNEDGKTVAAMDVLAPGIGEIIGGSQREERLGVLDARMEEMGLNPADYSWYRDLRRYGTVPHAGFGLGFERLIAYVTGVQNVRDVIPFPRTPRNASF is encoded by the coding sequence ATGAGCGTTGTGCCTGTAGCCGACGTACTCCAGGGCCGTGTCGCCGTTGACCAACAGGTCACCGTGCGCGGATGGGTGCGTACCCGCCGAGATTCTAAAGCTGGCATCTCCTTCCTTGCCGTCTATGACGGTTCCTGCTTTGATCCTGTACAGGCCGTCATTAATAATTCTCTGCCCAATTACAATGATGACGTTCTGCGCCTGACGACGGGCTGTTCCGTTATTGTCACCGGCGTGGTTGTGGCATCCCCGGGCCAGGGCCAGAGTTTCGAAATTCAGGCCTCAGCCATTGAAGTCACCGGCTGGGTTGAAGATCCAGATACCTACCCGATGGCAGCAAAACGTCACAGCATTGAATACCTGCGTGAAGTGGCGCACCTGCGTCCACGTACCAACCTGATTGGTGCGGTGGCGCGCGTGCGTCATACGCTTGCGCAGGCGCTGCATCGTTTCTTCGACGAGCAGGGTTACTTCTGGGTGTCTACCCCGCTGATCACCGCGTCCGACACAGAAGGTGCGGGTGAGATGTTCCGCGTCTCGACGCTGGACATGGAAAACCTGCCGCGCACGCCGGAAGGTAAAGTGGACTATGACAAAGACTTCTTTGGTAAAGAAGCTTTCCTGACGGTATCCGGTCAGCTCAACGGCGAAACGTACGCCTGTGCGCTGTCTAAGATCTACACCTTTGGCCCAACCTTCCGTGCCGAAAACTCCAACACCAGCCGTCACCTGGCGGAATTCTGGATGCTGGAGCCGGAAGTGGCGTTCGCCGACCTGGACGATGTTGCGGGTCTGGCGGAAGCGATGCTGAAGTACGTGTTCAAAGCGGTGCTGGAAGAGCGTCCTGACGACATGAAATTCTTCGCAGAACGCGTGGACAGCGATGCTGTGGCGCGTCTGGAGCGTTTTGTGTCTGCCGACTTTGCGCAGGTGGACTATACCGACGCGGTGGCGATCCTCGAGAAATGCGGTGAGACGTTCGAGAACCCGGTTTACTGGGGCGTTGACCTGGCGTCTGAACACGAACGCTATCTGGCCGAGAAACATTTCAAAGCGCCGGTTGTCGTTAAAAACTACCCGAAAGACATTAAGGCCTTCTATATGCGCCTTAACGAAGACGGTAAAACCGTGGCAGCGATGGACGTCCTGGCGCCGGGCATCGGTGAAATCATCGGAGGCTCTCAGCGTGAAGAGCGTCTTGGCGTGCTGGACGCGCGTATGGAAGAGATGGGGCTCAACCCAGCTGACTACAGCTGGTACCGCGATCTGCGTCGTTACGGTACCGTACCGCACGCCGGTTTTGGTCTCGGCTTCGAGCGTCTGATCGCCTACGTTACCGGAGTTCAGAACGTTCGCGACGTGATTCCATTCCCACGTACACCACGTAACGCCAGCTTCTAA
- the pncB gene encoding nicotinate phosphoribosyltransferase, which produces MTQFASPVLHTLLDTDAYKLHMQQAVFHHYYDVHVAAEFRCRGDDLLGIYADAIREQVNAMQHLTLQDEEYQWLSGLPFFKADYLNWLRDFRYKPEQVTVLNDNGKLDIRLEGPWRAVIMWEVPLLAVISELAHRYRSPETGVEQAVAALENKLAAFSKLTEGLDMSRFRLMDFGTRRRFSRDVQEAIVKRLQQEPWFVGTSNYDLARRLSLTPMGTQAHEWFQAHQQISPDLANSQRAALAAWLEEYPNQLGIALTDCITMDAFLRDFGPEFAERYQGLRHDSGDPVEWGEKAIAHYEKLGIDPMSKVLVFSDNLDLAKAVELYRHFNTRVNLSFGIGTRLTCDIPQVKPLNIVIKLVECNGKPVAKLSDSPGKTICHDKAFVRALRKAFDLPQIKKAS; this is translated from the coding sequence ATGACTCAATTCGCTTCTCCAGTTCTGCATACGTTGCTGGATACCGACGCGTATAAACTGCATATGCAGCAAGCCGTTTTCCACCATTACTATGACGTTCATGTCGCGGCGGAATTCCGCTGCCGTGGCGACGACTTGCTCGGTATCTACGCAGACGCCATTCGTGAACAGGTCAATGCTATGCAGCATCTGACGCTGCAGGACGAGGAATATCAGTGGCTTTCTGGCCTGCCTTTCTTCAAAGCCGACTACCTGAACTGGCTGCGCGATTTCCGCTATAAGCCGGAGCAGGTCACCGTGCTTAACGATAACGGCAAGCTGGATATTCGCCTTGAAGGTCCATGGCGGGCAGTGATCATGTGGGAAGTGCCGCTTCTGGCGGTGATCAGTGAGCTGGCTCACCGCTATCGTTCGCCGGAAACGGGCGTCGAGCAGGCGGTCGCCGCGCTGGAAAATAAACTCGCGGCCTTCTCCAAGCTGACCGAAGGGTTAGACATGTCCCGCTTCCGCCTGATGGACTTTGGCACCCGTCGTCGTTTCTCGCGCGACGTTCAGGAGGCCATCGTTAAACGTCTTCAGCAGGAGCCGTGGTTTGTAGGCACCAGTAACTACGATCTGGCACGTCGCCTCAGCCTGACGCCAATGGGTACCCAGGCGCACGAGTGGTTCCAGGCGCATCAGCAGATCAGCCCCGATCTGGCTAACAGCCAGCGCGCGGCACTGGCCGCATGGCTTGAGGAGTACCCGAATCAACTCGGGATCGCCCTCACCGACTGTATTACGATGGATGCCTTCCTGCGCGACTTTGGTCCCGAGTTCGCTGAACGTTACCAGGGATTACGCCACGACTCCGGGGATCCGGTTGAATGGGGCGAGAAGGCCATTGCCCATTACGAGAAACTCGGCATTGATCCGATGAGCAAGGTGCTGGTCTTCTCCGATAATCTCGACCTGGCGAAAGCCGTCGAACTCTATCGCCATTTCAACACCCGGGTGAACCTGAGCTTCGGGATCGGAACCCGTCTGACCTGCGATATTCCTCAGGTAAAACCTCTGAATATTGTCATCAAACTGGTGGAATGTAACGGCAAGCCGGTGGCGAAGCTCTCCGACAGCCCGGGCAAAACCATCTGCCATGACAAAGCGTTTGTTCGCGCGTTGCGCAAAGCCTTCGATCTTCCTCAGATCAAAAAAGCCAGTTAA